A stretch of Acropora palmata chromosome 9, jaAcrPala1.3, whole genome shotgun sequence DNA encodes these proteins:
- the LOC141892207 gene encoding uncharacterized protein LOC141892207 produces the protein MYGPVEGKKHDSSMLTDSGLLHQLEHHAFSRAGEPMALYGDPAYPLRVHLQVPYRCAGMTPQMKEYNKAMSAVCISVEWLFGYILNYFKFLDFKKNLKISLSAVGKMYITCAILRNALTCMYGNSTSEFFDLDPPSVYDYFA, from the exons ATGTATGGCCCAGTAG AGGGAAAGAAACATGATTCTTCCATGTTAACTGATTCAGGCCTTCTCCATCAGCTGGAACATCATGCCTTTTCTCGGGCTGGGGAACCTATGGCTCTCTATGGGGATCCCGCTTATCCCCTTCGTGTGCACTTGCAAGTTCCCTACAGATGTGCAGGCATGACACCTCAAATGAAAGAGTACAATAAGGCCATGAGTGCTGTTTGCATTTCTGTGGAATGGCTCTTTGGTTACATCCTGAACTACTTCAAGTTTCttgactttaaaaaaaacttgaagattTCTCTTAGTGCTGTTGGAAAGATGTATATAACATGTGCTATTCTTCGCAACGCCTTGACATGCATGTATGGCAATTCGACCTCAGAGTTCTTTGACCTTGACCCTCCCAGTGTGTATGATTATTTTGCATAA